From a single Paraburkholderia edwinii genomic region:
- a CDS encoding CGNR zinc finger domain-containing protein produces MPAESATLSDDTVLDFLNTSASDETRSNEYFKSDQHVLQWMQANRLITSATLPSFTEGTLVNAARSLREAIRKTLFQRKAGLRVNVGLLNAFLMQGHYRLNLVRQSNGQVRLMHEYGHSTPEQFLAQIANAAAEMLAAGDFTLIRKCESDTCSLWFYDRTKAHRRRWCSMARCGNRRKVAAYRARRKGDDGGMA; encoded by the coding sequence ATGCCAGCCGAATCCGCAACACTATCCGACGACACCGTGCTCGATTTCCTCAACACGTCTGCATCCGACGAGACGCGTTCCAACGAGTATTTCAAGAGCGATCAGCACGTTCTCCAGTGGATGCAGGCAAATCGCCTCATCACTTCGGCGACGCTGCCGTCATTCACGGAAGGCACGCTGGTCAACGCCGCGCGCTCGCTTAGAGAGGCGATCAGAAAAACGCTGTTCCAGCGGAAAGCAGGCCTGAGAGTGAACGTCGGATTGCTCAACGCGTTTTTAATGCAGGGTCACTACCGGCTTAATCTGGTCAGACAATCGAACGGCCAGGTGCGCCTTATGCACGAATACGGACATTCGACGCCGGAGCAATTTCTCGCGCAAATCGCCAACGCGGCGGCCGAGATGCTGGCAGCCGGCGACTTCACGTTAATCAGGAAATGTGAGTCCGATACCTGCTCGCTATGGTTTTACGACCGAACCAAGGCTCACCGGCGCCGCTGGTGCAGCATGGCCAGATGCGGAAATCGCCGCAAGGTGGCGGCGTATCGCGCGCGCCGCAAAGGCGACGATGGCGGGATGGCGTGA
- a CDS encoding CGNR zinc finger domain-containing protein, translating into MASPLASVRAQDAVLEFLNTVVPRNGQLLDLFQSDEDVLAWLERTGLLEMVVMREDGIYRGLATEARQLRENVRQLVLQRKLGQLVDTGLLNWVLGAGSYQMELVEDEAGNLNALYRFPAQTPTQVLVPVAIAAAELLVRGDFLLVRQCESPDCPLWFYDRTKSHRRRWCNMTICGNRQKAARFRTRLLCGGLVEQE; encoded by the coding sequence ATGGCTTCGCCATTGGCATCAGTGCGCGCACAGGACGCGGTGCTCGAATTCCTGAATACCGTTGTGCCGCGTAACGGGCAGTTGCTGGATCTGTTTCAATCCGACGAAGATGTGCTTGCCTGGCTCGAGCGAACCGGTTTGCTCGAGATGGTCGTCATGCGCGAGGACGGCATTTATCGCGGCCTTGCGACCGAGGCGCGGCAATTGCGGGAAAACGTGCGTCAGCTGGTGTTGCAGCGCAAGCTGGGCCAGCTTGTGGACACCGGGCTGCTCAACTGGGTATTGGGCGCCGGCAGCTATCAGATGGAGCTTGTGGAGGACGAGGCAGGCAATTTGAATGCGCTATACCGGTTCCCTGCGCAGACGCCGACGCAGGTGCTGGTGCCTGTCGCGATCGCGGCCGCGGAGCTGCTGGTTCGCGGCGATTTTCTGCTGGTTCGCCAGTGCGAATCGCCAGACTGTCCATTGTGGTTCTACGACAGAACGAAATCGCACCGGCGGCGCTGGTGCAACATGACGATATGCGGGAACCGCCAGAAGGCAGCCCGTTTTCGCACGCGGCTGCTTTGCGGCGGCCTTGTCGAACAGGAATGA
- a CDS encoding SDR family oxidoreductase gives MEKKIAIVTGASRGIGRATAIRLAQNFGGVVIAARDAELLKATAKDIVAIGAEALDVCVDLREPAAAEAVVASTLKQFGRIDAVVNIAGAVPQIDVLEMTDAQWDDGFALKLHGARRLAIRAWDALKATHGAVIFTSGNSAEAPKSGFAAVATVNAAIVAMAKAFADRGIGDGVRVNSVLPGPVMTDRRRSYMEKYAASHDMTVEEALEKFPALAGITRYGKPDDIAELMAFILSPAGEWLIGAALRMDGGEVKGL, from the coding sequence ATGGAAAAGAAAATTGCGATCGTGACCGGCGCGAGCCGCGGCATCGGGCGCGCAACGGCGATTCGTCTCGCGCAAAACTTCGGCGGTGTCGTGATTGCCGCGCGCGACGCGGAATTGTTGAAGGCCACGGCCAAAGATATCGTTGCGATCGGTGCGGAAGCGCTTGATGTTTGTGTCGACCTGCGCGAGCCGGCGGCAGCCGAAGCCGTAGTCGCCAGCACGCTTAAGCAGTTCGGCCGGATCGACGCGGTAGTCAACATCGCTGGTGCGGTGCCGCAGATCGACGTGCTCGAAATGACCGATGCGCAATGGGACGACGGTTTCGCGCTTAAGTTGCACGGTGCGAGAAGGCTAGCGATTCGGGCGTGGGACGCGTTGAAGGCAACACACGGCGCGGTGATTTTTACGTCGGGCAATTCCGCTGAAGCGCCGAAATCGGGCTTTGCGGCTGTTGCGACGGTCAATGCGGCGATCGTCGCGATGGCAAAGGCGTTTGCGGACCGCGGCATCGGCGACGGCGTGCGTGTGAATAGCGTGCTTCCGGGCCCTGTGATGACCGATCGGCGCCGCTCGTATATGGAGAAGTACGCGGCTTCTCACGATATGACGGTGGAAGAGGCGCTCGAGAAGTTTCCGGCGCTGGCGGGCATCACTCGCTACGGCAAACCGGACGATATTGCCGAACTGATGGCCTTCATTCTGTCTCCGGCAGGCGAATGGTTGATCGGCGCGGCGTTGCGGATGGACGGTGGCGAGGTGAAGGGTCTTTGA
- a CDS encoding LysR family transcriptional regulator: protein MKTNVDYQARLFIEIAAHKSLSAAAEALSLTQSGLSRHLASLEEFIGQPLFIRHGRGVELTEAGRKLLEVVSAAYQLVDNTILQLRNDHGVTDGSIHVATIHTLSYYFMAEVAAKFMAQRPSASLALLGRSSPGVVELVENGRAEIGFAYDSAVASDQLEITPLFEDTMCLVVHESSRFATRACVDLRAEAVPLVAFPVGYALRKMLHTKDFDATVTAEVETVDAMLKLVSMTNGQCILPVLIPEKLLQEYQLVRVNIEQPLMRRWIVAVTRRGRPLSAMTALMLEIARESASKVVRSA, encoded by the coding sequence ATGAAAACCAACGTTGACTATCAGGCCAGACTTTTCATAGAAATAGCGGCCCATAAATCGCTTTCCGCAGCAGCGGAAGCCTTGTCGCTCACGCAATCCGGATTGAGCCGTCATCTGGCGAGCCTCGAAGAATTTATCGGGCAGCCGCTGTTCATTCGTCATGGGCGCGGGGTCGAGTTGACAGAAGCGGGGCGCAAGCTGCTGGAAGTGGTCAGCGCTGCGTATCAGCTGGTGGACAACACGATTCTGCAATTGCGCAACGATCACGGTGTGACCGACGGCAGCATTCATGTCGCGACGATCCACACGCTCAGCTATTACTTTATGGCGGAAGTGGCCGCCAAGTTTATGGCGCAACGACCGAGCGCGAGCCTCGCGTTACTGGGAAGAAGCTCGCCGGGTGTCGTAGAGCTGGTCGAGAACGGAAGAGCGGAGATCGGTTTCGCGTACGACTCGGCAGTCGCGTCCGATCAACTCGAGATCACGCCGTTATTCGAAGACACCATGTGTCTCGTCGTGCATGAAAGTTCACGCTTTGCGACGAGAGCTTGCGTCGACTTGCGCGCGGAAGCGGTGCCGCTCGTTGCGTTTCCGGTGGGCTACGCGCTGCGAAAAATGCTGCACACGAAGGACTTCGACGCAACGGTCACGGCGGAGGTCGAAACAGTCGATGCCATGCTGAAGCTCGTGTCGATGACGAACGGCCAATGCATCCTGCCGGTCCTGATTCCGGAAAAGCTTCTGCAGGAATATCAACTCGTGCGCGTAAACATCGAGCAGCCGCTAATGCGCCGCTGGATCGTCGCAGTGACGCGGCGCGGACGGCCGCTGTCGGCCATGACCGCACTGATGCTCGAAATCGCGCGTGAAAGCGCATCGAAAGTGGTGCGATCGGCCTAG
- a CDS encoding alpha/beta fold hydrolase produces the protein MSKGHSVPAVSVKRVEADGVSVFYREAGAATAPVVLLLHGFPSSSHMYRELIPRLADTYRVIAPDLPGFGFTDVPAARGYQYSFDALAQTMAAFVDKLALKRYAVYVFDYGAPVGLRLAVKFPERVSALISQNGNAYEEGLGDAWDPIRKYWAEPTPAHRKTVHDAILNFEGTRFQYLHGVANPDSVAPESYTLDAALLERPGQKDIQLDLFLDYQSNLKLYPVFQQFFREKLPPTLAIWGKNDPFFIPPGAEAYRRDNPKALVRMLDTGHFALETHVDEIASAMRDFLAQSLKA, from the coding sequence ATGTCGAAAGGCCATAGCGTCCCAGCGGTTTCCGTCAAGCGTGTCGAGGCGGATGGCGTCAGTGTCTTCTATCGGGAAGCGGGCGCCGCCACGGCGCCGGTGGTGTTGCTGCTGCACGGTTTCCCGTCCTCGTCGCATATGTATCGTGAGTTGATTCCGCGCCTTGCGGATACCTATCGGGTGATCGCACCGGACTTACCCGGATTCGGTTTCACCGATGTTCCCGCAGCGCGCGGCTATCAGTATTCATTCGATGCGCTCGCGCAGACGATGGCCGCATTTGTCGACAAGCTCGCGCTGAAGCGCTACGCCGTCTATGTGTTCGACTATGGTGCGCCGGTTGGCTTGAGGCTTGCCGTGAAATTTCCGGAGCGCGTTAGCGCGCTGATCTCCCAGAACGGCAACGCGTACGAAGAGGGGCTCGGCGACGCATGGGACCCGATCCGCAAGTACTGGGCGGAGCCGACACCGGCTCACCGTAAGACCGTACACGACGCGATTCTCAATTTCGAGGGGACGCGCTTTCAATATTTGCACGGTGTCGCGAACCCCGATTCGGTCGCGCCGGAGTCGTACACGCTCGACGCGGCGCTGCTCGAGCGCCCGGGCCAGAAAGATATCCAGCTCGACCTGTTCCTCGATTATCAATCGAACCTGAAGCTCTATCCGGTGTTCCAGCAGTTTTTCAGGGAGAAGTTGCCGCCGACGCTCGCGATCTGGGGAAAAAACGACCCGTTCTTTATTCCGCCCGGCGCCGAAGCCTATCGTCGCGACAATCCGAAAGCGCTGGTCAGGATGCTCGACACCGGACATTTCGCGCTGGAGACCCATGTGGACGAAATCGCGTCGGCGATGCGTGATTTCCTCGCGCAGAGTCTGAAGGCATAA
- a CDS encoding LysR substrate-binding domain-containing protein, which yields MLSLATYTVTDDLRSGAVVRVLPQYRLHAFNIVALYRARRYLDAKVSKLIAFLKDYIAPALDDLHEAIESISGATVQTD from the coding sequence ATGCTTTCGCTCGCCACCTACACCGTGACCGACGATCTGCGCAGCGGCGCGGTGGTGAGGGTGTTGCCGCAGTACCGTCTACATGCGTTCAATATCGTCGCGCTCTATCGAGCGCGCCGGTATCTCGATGCGAAGGTGTCGAAGCTGATCGCTTTTCTCAAGGACTATATCGCACCGGCGCTCGACGATCTGCATGAAGCCATCGAGTCGATCAGCGGTGCGACTGTGCAGACGGATTGA
- a CDS encoding haloacid dehalogenase type II, which translates to MSDGIRAFVFDAYGTLLDVNAAVKRNAVSVGEKADAFAAMWRSRQLEYCWTRTLMNRYEDFWTVTEEALDYTLRTFKLDHDKNLKARLLSAYFVLDAHPDAREALTRLKDSRVKISVLSNGTNPMIRAALEAGGLLEFMDAALSVDDLKVYKPDPRVYQYACDTLDVKPEEVVFVSSNTWDLAGASSFGFKAARINRMQAPPEYEFATLYSEHRSLIELARLVG; encoded by the coding sequence ATGTCGGACGGTATTCGGGCTTTTGTGTTTGACGCGTACGGAACGCTGCTGGACGTCAACGCGGCGGTTAAACGGAATGCGGTGTCGGTAGGAGAGAAGGCCGATGCCTTCGCGGCGATGTGGCGATCCCGTCAGCTTGAGTATTGCTGGACGCGCACGTTGATGAATCGCTATGAGGATTTCTGGACCGTGACCGAAGAAGCGCTTGATTACACCTTGCGCACGTTCAAACTCGATCACGACAAGAACCTGAAAGCACGCCTGCTAAGCGCGTATTTCGTGCTCGACGCGCACCCGGACGCCCGTGAAGCGCTCACCCGTTTGAAAGATTCACGGGTCAAAATTTCTGTGCTGTCGAATGGCACGAACCCGATGATCCGGGCCGCGCTCGAAGCAGGCGGATTGCTGGAATTTATGGACGCCGCGTTGTCGGTTGACGATCTGAAAGTCTATAAGCCAGACCCGCGTGTTTACCAGTACGCCTGCGATACGTTGGACGTGAAGCCGGAAGAGGTGGTGTTCGTATCGAGCAACACGTGGGATCTGGCAGGCGCATCGTCGTTCGGCTTCAAGGCAGCGCGTATCAATCGGATGCAAGCGCCGCCGGAGTACGAGTTCGCGACGTTGTATAGCGAGCATCGATCGCTGATCGAGCTCGCGCGGTTGGTTGGGTAG
- a CDS encoding CGNR zinc finger domain-containing protein: MAIARAMASEFRFNSGRVSLDLAATIRRRASKPVDVMAPAGASGRWLKAAGLFSDVPALSRSEEVRLAELREAIWQLVTGAMHGKLPDRAVSIVNRAAKYPLGMPQLDSSTGTVSVVSDDPLATAISIIARDAIDLVTGPLKMRVKTCDQPDCRMLFVDTSPSGQRRWCSMQRCGSRAKVHAFKRKQAGAAHTH, from the coding sequence ATGGCGATTGCGAGAGCGATGGCGTCGGAGTTCCGTTTCAATTCCGGCCGGGTTTCACTCGACCTTGCTGCGACAATCCGGCGGCGCGCCTCGAAACCGGTCGACGTCATGGCGCCGGCGGGTGCGAGCGGCAGATGGCTTAAAGCGGCAGGTCTATTCTCCGATGTGCCGGCGCTTTCCAGAAGCGAAGAGGTCCGCCTTGCCGAGCTGCGCGAAGCGATCTGGCAGCTGGTCACGGGGGCGATGCACGGCAAGTTGCCGGACCGCGCCGTGAGCATCGTCAATCGCGCGGCGAAGTATCCGCTGGGAATGCCGCAGCTCGATAGTTCGACCGGCACTGTATCGGTGGTTTCCGACGATCCCTTGGCAACGGCGATCTCGATCATTGCGCGCGATGCGATCGACCTCGTAACGGGGCCGCTGAAAATGCGCGTCAAGACCTGCGACCAGCCCGATTGCAGGATGCTCTTCGTCGATACCTCGCCGAGCGGTCAGCGCCGCTGGTGTTCGATGCAGCGCTGCGGCAGCCGCGCGAAAGTTCATGCGTTCAAGCGCAAGCAGGCGGGGGCCGCGCATACGCATTGA
- a CDS encoding TetR/AcrR family transcriptional regulator — protein sequence MGRREDIIEATKDLLWDKGYEATSPRDIQLKSHSGQGSFYHHFPGKQALALTAIVEVVDERIADFEQAMSRGGRFKDRLLSFLEQNTRPLSGCRVGRLVWDSAVQDDALRLPLARYFEHLEARLQAILESEQAAGSIRLALPAAHIALTIVTVVQGSFAISRAMKRSRADDSRVALIACLDLAIVECAAAQAATASPANH from the coding sequence ATGGGCCGGCGGGAAGACATCATCGAGGCAACGAAAGACCTGCTTTGGGACAAGGGATATGAAGCAACGAGCCCACGCGACATTCAGCTGAAGAGTCATTCAGGCCAGGGCAGTTTCTATCATCACTTTCCAGGCAAGCAGGCGCTGGCGCTTACCGCGATCGTCGAAGTCGTCGACGAGCGCATCGCGGATTTCGAACAGGCGATGTCGCGTGGTGGACGCTTCAAGGATCGTCTGCTTAGCTTTCTCGAGCAGAATACAAGGCCGTTGTCAGGTTGCCGCGTTGGCCGGCTCGTCTGGGATTCCGCGGTTCAGGACGATGCACTGCGGCTTCCTTTAGCGCGTTATTTCGAGCACCTGGAGGCCCGGCTGCAAGCGATTCTTGAAAGCGAACAGGCAGCGGGATCGATCCGCCTGGCGCTGCCCGCCGCCCACATCGCGCTCACCATCGTCACCGTGGTTCAAGGCAGTTTCGCAATCAGCCGCGCCATGAAGCGCTCACGCGCCGACGATTCGCGTGTGGCGCTCATAGCCTGTCTCGACCTCGCCATCGTCGAATGCGCCGCCGCGCAGGCTGCAACAGCTTCTCCAGCGAACCACTAA
- a CDS encoding alpha/beta fold hydrolase, which yields MQMPLEGSINVEGQRIAYTRSAQPPTVVLLHGIPTNRHLWRHVTPELSAKQCGWIAFDLVGYGDSSKPEALDIGVRAQAHFIAAAMHEAGWQRGAVVGHDIGGGVAQLLALDTSLAVDRMALVDSVAYDSFPEPGIARLKDPAWDAILGAEDFDLQRGFAKGLKHGLAKSELVTPELVAGYERPFHGVAGRLAYLRAARALRSEDLMARIADIEALDIPVLLIWGAHDHFQPVEYGHRLANALQNAKIEIVETAGHFLPEDEPVLLGSHLADFVSEAR from the coding sequence ATGCAAATGCCGCTTGAAGGCTCAATCAACGTTGAAGGTCAGCGGATCGCCTATACGCGCTCCGCTCAACCGCCCACGGTGGTATTGCTGCACGGCATTCCTACGAACCGCCATCTTTGGCGCCACGTCACGCCGGAACTGTCCGCGAAGCAATGCGGCTGGATTGCCTTCGATCTGGTCGGATACGGCGATTCGTCAAAGCCGGAGGCGCTCGACATCGGTGTGCGCGCACAGGCGCATTTCATTGCGGCCGCGATGCATGAGGCAGGTTGGCAACGCGGCGCCGTGGTGGGCCACGATATCGGCGGCGGCGTCGCACAATTGCTTGCGCTCGATACATCGCTGGCGGTCGATCGAATGGCCTTGGTCGACAGCGTCGCTTACGACTCGTTTCCCGAACCCGGCATTGCACGCCTTAAAGATCCCGCCTGGGACGCCATTCTGGGCGCGGAAGATTTCGATCTGCAGCGAGGCTTTGCCAAGGGCTTGAAGCATGGGTTAGCGAAAAGCGAACTCGTCACACCCGAACTCGTTGCCGGTTATGAACGGCCTTTCCATGGCGTGGCCGGCCGTCTCGCCTATCTGCGCGCCGCCCGCGCGCTGCGCAGCGAAGACCTCATGGCACGAATCGCCGATATCGAGGCGCTCGACATTCCGGTCTTGCTGATCTGGGGCGCGCACGACCATTTTCAGCCCGTCGAATACGGGCATCGGCTCGCGAACGCGTTGCAAAACGCGAAGATCGAGATCGTAGAGACGGCCGGACACTTTCTGCCCGAAGACGAGCCTGTGCTTTTGGGAAGTCACCTGGCCGATTTCGTATCGGAAGCGCGATAA
- a CDS encoding CGNR zinc finger domain-containing protein has product MLAPSQAFLQLADDPALDFANTLATNEGELYDYLQTDGDVVAWLQAMGYLDAKEQPSFRKGALLGSARHLRDVIRKLVIQKKEGKRVDIAALNAFLVHVRYHVNLVRKAHGHLDVVHEYERSSPEQLLSPVAQAAAELLATGDFELVRKCEADDCVLWFYDRTKAHRRRWCSMAMCGNRHKVANFRARQRYAAGE; this is encoded by the coding sequence ATGCTTGCCCCTTCCCAAGCGTTTCTGCAGCTTGCTGACGACCCTGCGCTCGACTTTGCCAATACGCTGGCAACGAATGAGGGCGAGTTGTACGACTACCTCCAAACCGATGGCGATGTCGTTGCCTGGTTGCAGGCAATGGGGTATCTCGACGCGAAGGAGCAGCCGTCATTCAGAAAGGGCGCCCTGCTCGGCTCCGCCCGCCACCTGCGCGACGTCATCAGGAAGCTCGTCATTCAAAAGAAAGAGGGAAAGCGGGTCGACATCGCCGCGCTCAATGCTTTTCTCGTCCATGTGCGGTATCACGTGAACCTGGTTCGCAAAGCGCACGGGCATCTCGACGTCGTCCACGAATATGAGCGCTCGTCGCCCGAGCAACTGCTATCGCCGGTCGCGCAAGCGGCCGCGGAGCTGCTCGCAACCGGGGACTTCGAACTGGTCCGGAAATGCGAGGCTGACGACTGCGTGCTGTGGTTCTACGATCGAACCAAGGCACATCGGCGCCGCTGGTGCAGCATGGCCATGTGCGGCAATCGCCACAAGGTTGCGAACTTCCGCGCCCGTCAGCGGTACGCCGCAGGCGAGTGA
- a CDS encoding MAPEG family protein, which yields MHTTILAPAVLLAAWTSVLLWGPSLFALLLAALAGSHPARTTARPARDSTLESGVLKTATWIRYDTARLLDAPVIFYVVSLALEMSQRASDFDSSVAWCYALLRIAYSISWLVPADNPTRRILFFSSAGALQVLMIRCLFDVLA from the coding sequence ATGCACACCACCATTCTTGCACCCGCGGTCTTGCTGGCGGCATGGACGTCCGTTCTGCTGTGGGGGCCGAGCCTCTTTGCGCTGCTGCTGGCAGCACTGGCTGGGAGTCATCCGGCGAGGACGACGGCACGCCCGGCGCGCGACTCGACGCTCGAGTCCGGTGTGCTGAAAACGGCTACATGGATTCGCTACGATACCGCCCGGCTGCTCGACGCGCCGGTGATTTTCTATGTGGTGTCGCTTGCGCTGGAAATGAGTCAGCGAGCAAGCGACTTCGATAGTAGCGTTGCGTGGTGCTATGCGCTGTTGCGGATCGCGTATAGCATCAGCTGGCTCGTTCCCGCCGATAATCCGACGCGACGTATTCTGTTTTTTTCGTCCGCGGGCGCGCTGCAGGTACTGATGATACGGTGCCTTTTCGATGTGCTTGCGTGA
- a CDS encoding LysR family transcriptional regulator, with protein sequence MKNIDYQLRQFVKVASYKSLSEAAIALNVTQSALSKQLREIELAVGHRVFRRHGRGIELTKQGDALWRAVRAAYKLVDVTVGQIRSMHRGTPGKTLRVATLHGQSHAVAHELVVTVIGKRPEINLTMMEGSAADVCRLVETGIADVGFIEHAATIPDTLEISSTVAGHGDGFWFTQAERTPGAATGAEIPVTRISCLSSIGGSSDIVANSTISEDAADRTIGPNSREVAGTCRRFVAITRRIKRAA encoded by the coding sequence ATGAAGAACATCGACTACCAGCTGCGTCAATTCGTTAAGGTTGCCTCCTATAAATCGTTGTCCGAGGCGGCCATCGCACTCAATGTCACCCAATCGGCGTTGAGCAAACAGCTTCGGGAAATCGAGCTGGCGGTCGGCCATCGCGTCTTTCGCCGGCACGGCCGCGGTATCGAACTCACGAAACAGGGCGATGCGCTGTGGCGCGCGGTTCGCGCCGCGTACAAGCTCGTGGACGTAACCGTCGGGCAGATCCGGTCGATGCATCGGGGCACCCCAGGCAAGACATTGCGCGTCGCCACGCTGCACGGCCAGTCCCATGCCGTTGCGCACGAACTCGTCGTGACCGTGATCGGCAAACGCCCTGAGATCAATCTGACCATGATGGAAGGCTCGGCGGCAGATGTATGCCGCCTTGTCGAAACAGGTATCGCGGACGTTGGCTTTATCGAGCATGCTGCGACGATTCCGGACACACTCGAGATCAGCAGTACGGTGGCGGGACACGGCGACGGTTTCTGGTTCACTCAAGCCGAACGCACGCCGGGAGCGGCAACCGGCGCTGAAATACCGGTTACACGCATAAGCTGTCTTTCCAGTATCGGCGGCAGCAGCGACATCGTTGCAAATTCAACGATCTCCGAGGACGCAGCGGATCGAACGATTGGGCCGAACAGCCGCGAAGTGGCGGGGACCTGCCGGCGATTCGTCGCGATTACGCGAAGGATCAAACGCGCCGCATGA